A section of the Pedobacter sp. HDW13 genome encodes:
- a CDS encoding two-component regulator propeller domain-containing protein has protein sequence MKALFTLILAFFTIAGSAQNQYAFKHLNVENGLSESSVLSIAQDARGFIWFGTRFGLNKYDSQTFKIYNNEKGNKKSLSASSYLSSILSLKNGSLLIGTQDGLSKYNEKDDNFDRYQHDDKDPASLSNSGIYCIYQDKKNRVWVGTASGLNLLTDTAKYRFKHFLYNKKQSQKVYTITEDHTGTLWLSTSSGLMNMRINGSKVTFKYFKAYSDKLNKAVDNHVTTIVEDRENNLWIGTKQTGVSKLNLNTEEITNYTYSSLNPQGISSNNVRKIMLDQEGKLWIGTLHGINIYNPASRSFSTLQNEPENPSSLSQNSVYDIYQDRQGIIWVGTYYGAVNMVYPNYTPFKVYQSSTTPNGLSSNVVSSIMEDQYQNLWIATEGEGINYYDRKKNIFTRYKNNPNNPASLSANLVKSVIRDKNNKVWIGTHYGGLNLFKPETKSFVRYTSRTNDTSSLSNDEITVVFEDSFGRFWVGTNGGLNSFDTQTGKFIRNRVNGRADAVFYIFEDSKRTLWVATNAGLYQLKNGANKFAHRVAASPEILKYNEISCITENKTGYLLIGTIRNGLFKLHPEKHQYKRITALDGLPSNAIRGILEDDFQNLWITTDKGLCKYNPALHTFKVYNTKDGLPGNEFNYKSFLKDSKGQFFFGGLSGMISFYPDQIKVNKTTPPIIFTGLKLFNKPVSLNGRDGLLKQNISTLKSITFESDQNVFSIDFTLLNFIKSNKNHYAYKLEGFEKNWNYVDIPSASYTNLSPGNYTLTVKGSNNDGLWTKDASTLQIKILPPFYRTWWAYLFYFCAFAAISFVFVRYLLIKAVLKKEKEVNEHKLEFFTNISHEIRTPLTLIVGPLDKLIENAKDDPALNRDLQPIKNNAHRLMNLVTELLDFRKAESGKMTLHVSPGNVVKFCREIFLAFQNMAISKNIEYGFETSQTEIELYFDKVQMEKVLFNLLSNAFKFTPTNGKIGLKISQENQLIQIQVSDNGKGIPLENQAGLFTNFYQANATTTIGTGLGLSLSKSIVELHHGQITFQSSPKNDNAFGATTFTVSLKKGKAHFNQDDFIPDYVYYDNALNYNIEVIPDTQTLAGQNLQQPLPATPKKYSILLVEDNEDVRTFIKQALNQSYNIYECENGATGLACALDLIPDLIISDVMMPVMDGLELCRKLKTDESTSHIPVVLLTARSAYVHQVNGLENGADAYIMKPFNLKILELNIQNLLSARETIKQKFAQVITLEPKNMVINTTEQNFLSKIIQVIEDRIADPDFDVPTLSSEIGMSQPVLYKKIRALTDLSVNDFIKSIRIKRAAQLLKQGAGNISEIAYSVGFNDRKYFSSEFKKHFGKTPSEFINEN, from the coding sequence ATGAAAGCCTTGTTCACCTTAATACTTGCATTTTTTACTATAGCAGGTAGTGCGCAAAACCAATATGCTTTTAAACACCTCAATGTTGAGAACGGGCTTTCGGAAAGTTCGGTGCTATCAATCGCCCAGGATGCCAGGGGATTTATCTGGTTTGGAACCCGCTTTGGGCTAAACAAATACGATTCTCAAACTTTTAAAATCTATAACAATGAAAAGGGCAACAAAAAAAGCCTAAGTGCGTCATCTTACCTTTCTTCTATTTTATCACTCAAAAACGGATCGTTGCTAATTGGCACACAGGATGGCCTGAGTAAGTATAACGAAAAAGATGACAATTTTGACCGTTACCAGCACGATGACAAAGACCCCGCCAGTTTAAGCAATTCTGGGATATATTGTATTTACCAGGATAAAAAAAACAGGGTTTGGGTTGGTACAGCAAGCGGATTAAATTTATTAACCGACACCGCAAAATACCGCTTTAAACACTTTTTATATAATAAAAAACAAAGCCAAAAAGTTTACACCATTACCGAAGACCATACTGGTACTTTGTGGTTAAGCACCAGTAGCGGCCTAATGAACATGCGTATTAACGGAAGTAAAGTTACCTTCAAATACTTTAAGGCCTATAGCGATAAGCTTAACAAAGCCGTTGATAACCATGTAACCACTATTGTAGAAGACCGCGAAAACAACCTTTGGATCGGCACCAAACAAACCGGTGTAAGCAAACTTAACCTCAACACCGAAGAAATTACCAACTATACATATTCCAGCCTTAACCCGCAGGGTATAAGCAGTAATAACGTGCGCAAAATTATGCTCGATCAGGAAGGTAAACTGTGGATTGGAACCCTTCACGGCATTAATATATACAATCCGGCAAGCAGAAGTTTCAGCACCTTACAAAACGAGCCTGAAAATCCTTCAAGCTTAAGCCAAAATTCGGTTTACGATATTTATCAGGACCGCCAGGGTATTATTTGGGTGGGCACTTATTATGGCGCCGTTAACATGGTGTACCCCAACTACACACCATTTAAGGTTTACCAGAGTAGCACCACACCAAACGGACTGAGCAGCAATGTAGTGAGTTCAATTATGGAAGATCAGTACCAAAACCTGTGGATTGCAACCGAAGGTGAAGGCATAAATTACTACGACCGTAAGAAAAATATTTTTACCCGTTATAAAAATAACCCCAATAACCCTGCAAGTTTAAGCGCCAATTTGGTTAAATCGGTTATCCGCGATAAAAACAATAAAGTTTGGATCGGCACGCATTACGGCGGATTAAATCTTTTTAAGCCCGAAACTAAAAGTTTTGTTCGTTATACCAGTCGTACAAACGATACTTCCTCTTTAAGCAACGATGAAATTACCGTTGTTTTTGAAGATAGTTTCGGCAGGTTTTGGGTAGGTACCAATGGAGGGCTAAACAGTTTCGACACGCAAACAGGTAAATTTATACGCAACAGGGTTAACGGCCGTGCCGATGCGGTGTTTTACATTTTCGAAGACAGCAAAAGAACCCTATGGGTGGCAACAAACGCAGGTCTTTACCAATTAAAAAATGGCGCTAATAAATTTGCACACCGTGTGGCTGCCAGCCCTGAAATTTTAAAATACAATGAAATTAGCTGTATAACCGAAAATAAGACCGGTTATCTGCTAATTGGCACCATTAGAAACGGGCTGTTTAAACTCCATCCCGAAAAGCACCAGTATAAGCGGATAACCGCTCTGGATGGCCTACCCAGCAATGCCATTAGAGGCATTTTGGAAGATGATTTTCAGAACCTGTGGATTACTACCGACAAAGGCTTATGTAAATATAACCCAGCACTTCATACCTTTAAAGTTTATAATACTAAAGATGGATTACCCGGAAACGAGTTTAATTACAAATCGTTTTTAAAAGATAGCAAAGGGCAGTTTTTCTTTGGCGGATTGAGCGGAATGATTAGTTTCTACCCCGACCAGATTAAAGTAAACAAAACCACGCCACCCATTATTTTTACCGGATTAAAGCTCTTTAACAAACCTGTTTCGTTAAACGGCCGCGATGGCTTGCTTAAACAAAACATCAGTACCTTAAAATCGATCACCTTCGAATCCGATCAAAATGTATTTTCGATTGATTTTACACTGCTTAACTTCATCAAATCGAACAAAAACCATTATGCCTATAAGCTTGAAGGTTTCGAAAAAAACTGGAATTATGTAGATATTCCATCAGCAAGCTATACCAACCTTTCGCCAGGCAATTATACACTTACCGTTAAAGGGAGTAATAACGACGGCCTTTGGACAAAAGATGCCAGTACCTTACAGATTAAAATTTTACCCCCCTTTTACCGCACCTGGTGGGCTTACCTGTTTTATTTCTGCGCTTTTGCAGCTATATCTTTTGTATTTGTACGTTATTTATTAATTAAAGCTGTACTTAAAAAAGAAAAAGAGGTTAACGAACATAAACTCGAATTTTTCACCAACATATCGCACGAAATACGTACGCCATTAACACTCATTGTTGGCCCCTTAGATAAACTAATCGAAAATGCAAAAGACGACCCTGCGCTGAACAGGGATTTGCAACCGATTAAAAACAATGCACACCGCTTAATGAACCTGGTTACCGAGTTGCTAGATTTTAGAAAGGCAGAAAGCGGAAAAATGACTTTACATGTAAGCCCGGGCAATGTGGTAAAATTTTGCAGGGAAATATTTTTGGCCTTTCAAAACATGGCTATTTCTAAAAATATCGAGTATGGTTTCGAAACCAGTCAAACAGAAATAGAGCTGTACTTTGATAAGGTACAAATGGAAAAGGTTTTGTTTAACCTGCTTTCAAACGCCTTTAAATTTACCCCCACAAACGGAAAAATCGGTTTAAAAATAAGTCAGGAAAATCAGCTTATCCAAATTCAGGTGAGCGATAATGGCAAAGGAATCCCTTTAGAAAATCAGGCCGGTTTATTTACCAATTTTTATCAGGCCAATGCCACCACCACCATTGGCACTGGTTTAGGCTTATCCTTATCAAAAAGCATTGTAGAACTACACCATGGCCAGATTACTTTCCAAAGCAGTCCTAAAAATGACAATGCTTTTGGAGCTACTACATTTACAGTAAGTTTAAAGAAAGGCAAAGCACATTTTAATCAGGATGATTTTATACCCGATTATGTTTATTACGATAATGCACTAAACTACAATATTGAAGTAATACCAGATACGCAAACCCTGGCCGGGCAAAACCTGCAGCAACCGCTGCCCGCAACGCCAAAAAAATATAGCATTTTACTGGTAGAAGATAATGAAGATGTAAGAACATTTATTAAACAGGCCTTAAACCAAAGCTATAATATTTACGAATGTGAAAATGGAGCTACTGGTCTGGCATGCGCGTTAGATCTCATCCCCGATTTAATTATAAGTGATGTAATGATGCCGGTTATGGATGGCCTGGAGCTTTGCCGTAAGCTTAAAACCGACGAGAGTACAAGCCATATTCCGGTGGTTTTATTAACCGCCAGATCTGCATATGTACATCAGGTAAATGGTTTAGAAAATGGTGCCGATGCCTATATCATGAAGCCCTTTAACCTCAAAATACTGGAATTAAATATCCAAAATCTGCTCAGTGCACGAGAAACCATAAAGCAAAAATTTGCACAGGTAATTACACTCGAGCCTAAAAACATGGTTATTAATACTACTGAACAAAATTTCTTAAGTAAAATTATCCAGGTTATAGAAGATAGAATTGCCGATCCGGATTTTGATGTACCTACCCTATCATCAGAAATTGGTATGAGCCAGCCGGTATTGTATAAAAAAATAAGGGCACTCACTGATCTTTCGGTAAACGACTTTATTAAATCGATTCGCATTAAGCGGGCTGCACAATTACTTAAACAAGGTGCAGGTAATATTTCAGAAATTGCTTATTCAGTAGGTTTTAATGATAGAAAATACTTTAGCTCAGAGTTTAAAAAACATTTTGGCAAAACACCGAGCGAGTTTATTAACGAAAATTAA
- a CDS encoding TonB-dependent receptor, with amino-acid sequence MPGVSVTVKGTSTTVVTGSDGKYTIAMPEAQNTLVFSYIGYDTKEVLAGKATTLNVTLQEQNNSLNDVVVVAYGVQKKVNVIGSVSSISAKSIENRPVTNLSSSLGGLSSGVFVRQSSGKPGSDGATLRIRGTGTINNNNPLVVVDGVIGSIDAVNPNDVESVSVLKDAAASSIYGSLAANGVILITTKRGNSGKTVVSYAGLASIAKPANLPTFITDYITHMNLVNEGYRNLGQNPIYTDATIAQWAAANANPDGLTPQGVPNYIAYPNTDWGSAIFENNVVQQHNISLNGGSENTKFLLSALYLNNPGTMANTGSDKYSLRINLESKVAKFLTVGTQTFASYQTYGLANTDNAFNFLRQTTPGVYPVWNGKYGFPAAAEESSTANNIVQYLYGTGGADNETRINTTVFARFDILKGLDFETRFNYQTRQEEFNNHAVTFEKWNFATNTLKSPKTTADQLTTSYGFNKNYGITIDNILKYNTTIAKHHDISLLAGYNQYYYNYYNIGATGKGLYDEAVTTLGSATAITSGTGGEYDYAMRSAYGRLNYAYKSKYLFEGVFRYDGSSKFAEDYRWGFFPAFSAGWRISQEPFMSKLNDYIGNLKLRASWGKTGNNVMNTVSALGNYDYQALYSGTNYSFNGAQASGLISTKFANPFLVWEATTTTNLGLDGNLFHGKMNFEIDLYNKFTSKILFTPTIPITSGTATAATQNIAEMSNKGLELTLGYNSNIGDFKYGVSGNFAYNFNRVTKYKGTYQAGYTTDALGNKVYTSNLGSVSSGGANRILADHEFNEYYMQTVYKGDGNYFTNGNVNVNGGPKDGMIRTPADMDWLNAMIAAGYSFQPAGGVGKTKIYYGDLIYADNNGDGLYGNSFDAQFLNKSSTPRFNYGFSMNLSYKNIDLSMLWSGSAGMWYYWNATGYNNSVVSLGNAVSTLIANDHYYYNDANPNDPANNINAKYPRLKNTTDVQNAAVTSDFYLYNASYLKLKNLQIGYTLPEKISKKAAMSRARIFLSGENLFTITNYPGLDPEIGAGVSYPTMRQYSLGLNVTF; translated from the coding sequence ATGCCTGGAGTAAGCGTTACTGTAAAAGGTACTTCAACAACAGTGGTAACTGGAAGTGATGGTAAATACACTATCGCGATGCCAGAAGCCCAAAACACATTAGTATTTAGCTACATTGGTTACGATACTAAAGAAGTATTGGCTGGTAAGGCTACAACATTAAATGTTACACTGCAAGAGCAAAACAATAGCTTAAATGATGTAGTTGTAGTAGCTTACGGTGTGCAGAAAAAAGTTAATGTAATTGGTTCTGTATCTAGCATTAGTGCTAAATCCATTGAAAACAGACCGGTTACCAACTTATCATCATCTCTTGGTGGTTTAAGCTCGGGTGTATTTGTTCGTCAATCGTCTGGCAAGCCAGGTTCAGATGGTGCCACCCTCAGAATTCGTGGTACCGGAACAATAAATAACAATAATCCATTAGTGGTAGTTGATGGGGTTATCGGAAGTATAGATGCCGTTAATCCCAACGACGTTGAAAGTGTTTCGGTTTTAAAAGATGCGGCCGCTTCATCAATCTATGGTTCACTTGCTGCAAATGGGGTTATCTTAATTACCACAAAAAGAGGAAATAGCGGGAAAACAGTAGTAAGTTATGCGGGATTGGCATCAATTGCAAAACCTGCAAATCTGCCAACTTTTATAACCGATTATATTACTCACATGAATTTGGTTAATGAAGGTTACCGTAATTTAGGGCAAAATCCTATTTATACAGATGCTACCATTGCACAGTGGGCGGCTGCAAACGCCAATCCTGACGGATTAACCCCACAAGGTGTACCCAATTATATTGCTTATCCAAATACAGATTGGGGCAGTGCTATATTTGAAAATAATGTTGTGCAACAACATAATATTTCCTTAAATGGTGGATCTGAAAATACAAAATTCTTATTATCTGCATTGTATCTTAATAATCCGGGTACAATGGCAAATACAGGTTCTGATAAATACAGTTTGCGTATAAACTTAGAATCGAAAGTGGCTAAATTTTTAACCGTAGGTACGCAAACCTTTGCTTCTTATCAAACCTATGGTTTAGCCAATACCGATAATGCATTTAACTTTTTGCGTCAAACCACACCGGGCGTATATCCGGTTTGGAATGGTAAATACGGTTTTCCGGCTGCTGCTGAAGAATCTTCAACTGCAAATAACATTGTTCAATATCTGTATGGTACTGGTGGTGCTGATAATGAGACCCGTATTAACACAACAGTTTTTGCACGATTTGATATTTTAAAAGGTTTAGATTTCGAAACTCGTTTTAACTATCAAACCCGACAAGAAGAATTTAATAACCATGCCGTTACTTTCGAAAAATGGAATTTTGCAACCAATACATTAAAATCTCCTAAAACTACAGCCGACCAGTTAACCACAAGTTATGGTTTTAATAAAAATTATGGGATAACAATAGATAATATTTTAAAATATAACACCACTATAGCCAAACACCATGATATTAGTTTGTTGGCTGGTTACAATCAATACTACTATAATTATTATAACATTGGTGCTACCGGAAAAGGCTTGTACGATGAAGCAGTTACAACACTTGGATCTGCTACCGCTATCACATCGGGAACAGGTGGCGAGTATGATTATGCCATGCGTTCGGCTTATGGTCGTTTAAATTATGCTTACAAAAGCAAATACCTTTTTGAAGGTGTGTTCAGGTATGATGGATCTTCAAAATTCGCGGAAGATTATCGCTGGGGATTTTTCCCTGCTTTCTCAGCAGGATGGCGTATTTCTCAGGAACCATTTATGAGTAAATTGAACGATTACATTGGGAATCTAAAACTTCGTGCCTCGTGGGGTAAAACAGGTAACAATGTAATGAATACGGTATCGGCTCTGGGTAACTACGATTATCAGGCACTTTACAGTGGTACGAACTATTCATTTAACGGTGCACAAGCCAGTGGGTTAATATCAACCAAATTTGCCAACCCATTTTTGGTTTGGGAAGCTACTACAACAACCAACCTTGGTTTAGATGGTAATTTATTCCATGGTAAAATGAATTTTGAAATTGACTTGTATAATAAATTCACATCTAAAATTTTATTTACACCAACTATTCCTATAACATCGGGAACAGCTACTGCAGCAACTCAAAATATTGCAGAAATGTCTAACAAAGGTTTAGAGCTTACTTTAGGTTATAATAGTAATATCGGCGATTTTAAATATGGTGTTTCAGGTAATTTTGCATATAATTTTAACCGCGTAACCAAGTACAAAGGTACTTATCAGGCTGGCTATACAACAGATGCATTAGGAAACAAGGTTTATACTTCAAACCTGGGTAGTGTTTCCAGCGGTGGCGCTAACCGTATTTTAGCTGATCACGAATTCAATGAATATTACATGCAAACCGTTTACAAAGGCGATGGAAATTATTTTACAAACGGGAATGTAAATGTTAATGGCGGGCCTAAAGATGGTATGATCCGTACACCAGCTGATATGGATTGGTTAAATGCAATGATTGCAGCAGGATATTCTTTCCAGCCAGCCGGAGGTGTTGGTAAAACCAAAATTTATTATGGTGATTTAATTTATGCAGATAACAATGGTGATGGACTTTATGGTAATAGCTTTGATGCACAGTTCTTAAATAAATCTTCTACACCAAGGTTTAACTACGGCTTTAGCATGAATTTATCGTATAAAAATATAGATCTTTCTATGCTATGGTCAGGCAGTGCAGGTATGTGGTATTACTGGAATGCTACAGGCTATAACAACTCTGTTGTATCTCTTGGTAATGCAGTAAGTACCTTAATAGCAAACGATCATTATTATTACAACGATGCAAATCCTAACGATCCGGCTAATAATATTAATGCAAAATATCCAAGACTTAAAAATACTACCGATGTTCAAAACGCAGCAGTAACAAGTGATTTTTACTTATATAATGCTTCATATCTAAAGTTGAAAAACTTACAGATTGGTTATACGCTGCCAGAAAAAATTTCTAAAAAAGCGGCCATGAGCAGAGCAAGAATTTTCCTTTCAGGAGAAAACCTGTTTACCATTACCAATTATCCGGGCTTAGATCCTGAAATAGGAGCAGGAGTATCTTATCCAACTATGCGCCAGTATTCTTTAGGCTTAAATGTTACTTTTTAA